Proteins encoded in a region of the Drosophila busckii strain San Diego stock center, stock number 13000-0081.31 chromosome 2L, ASM1175060v1, whole genome shotgun sequence genome:
- the LOC108595940 gene encoding uncharacterized protein LOC108595940, which yields MRLFVKAALFQDVVVFQDVIKKEATLYSTLLNKLMDYSDNLWCGKCYYSRDNLFVMQNIEDLGYAQLPEDTRFLSEQQLYPLLKSLATLHASSIAYERRQQTTIAVEFKDCLQEFSIDPEIPWWQTGIKAVLAVAATHPLVAKDLQAQVYIAQELPKHLTAASQMVNPSTKHRNVFLHRDSWLGNVFFHKSQSELCCVLVDFQLCRYAPPAIDFLMATHFNLEPALQRELQPRLVAYYYENLQQQLQAMQIVPAEEQLSRAEFEQSLQDLALFGVVYNCVVATVLHLPKDYLKNLKQHSPEEFQHFSFVDRTESILSLMREHADYKRYMYDCLEDLLALTYCKQNKK from the exons ATGCGGCTATTTGTTAAAGCAGCTTTATTTCAAGATGTTGTAGTATTTCAAgatgtaattaaaaaagagGCAACGCTTTATAGCACGCTGCTAAATAAGCTTATGGATTACT ctgACAATTTGTGGTGTGGCAAGTGCTACTATAGTCGtgataatttgtttgttatgcaaaatattgaaGATCTGGGCTATGCGCAGCTGCCTGAGGACACGCGATTTTTAAGCGAGCAACAGTTATATCCTTTGCTCAAATCCTTGGCTACGCTGCATGCCAGCAGCATTGCCTATGAGCGACGTCAGCAgacaacaattgctgttgaaTTCAAGGACTGTCTGCAGGAGTTTTCCATAGATCCAGAGATACCTTGGTGGCAAACAGGCATTAAG GCTGTGCTCGCTGTAGCTGCCACACATCCTTTGGTAGCTAAGGATCTGCAAGCTCAAGTTTATATAGCTCAGGAGCTGCCAAAACATTTGACTGCTGCCAGTCAAATGGTAAATCCGTCGACTAAACATCGCAATGTCTTTCTACATCGCGACAGCTGGTTGGGCAACGTTTTCTTTCACAAATCCCAATCAGAACTGTGCTGTGTTCTGGTGGACTTTCAGCTCTGTCGCTATGCACCACCAGCTATTGATTTTCTAATGGCTACACATTTCAATCTGGAGCCCGCTTTGCAGAGAGAGTTGCAACCGCGTTTGGTTGCCTATTACTATgaaaacttgcaacagcagttgcaagcaatgcaaattgtgcCAGCTGAGGAGCAACTAAGTCGAGCTGAGTTCGAGCAGAGCCTGCAGGACTTGGCGTTATTTGGCGTGGTGTACAATTGCGTGGTAGCCACTGTGCTGCATTTACCCAAGgattatttaaagaatttgaAACAGCACAGCCCTGAGGAATTTCAACACTTTAGCTTTGTGGATCGCACGGAAAGCATTTTGAGCTTAATGCGCGAGCATGCGGACTACAAGCGTTATATGTATGACTGCTTAGAGGATCTATTGGCATTGACTTACTGCAaacagaataaaaaataa
- the LOC108602456 gene encoding uncharacterized protein LOC108602456, whose product MLLLSVEECRLIAARTLDLSEADAELIILDYQLIAGAAELMGYMGEYYKLQLQLSYKQVEQHLQYFVKSLPYKNAPQRAECERKGVFQKETAIYANILPQVQKYANRKLYPVCYYSRSDLMVLEDLTAHYRHLQPTESYSLAHYKLVLEHLAALHAASLAWEEAEQFRIGERYKEVLKELHLSQQNEWFTTGIKGIVFLAARHAKYQTAAAQAFIKDKLYALLAKTEQLVAPVASMRNVLCHRDTWDRNIFFGFADTAASLPNSCCIVDFQLTKYCSPLLDVLFLLYIVPTASERALIYEQCLEHYFNALQAEFKRLGLAADLFSRAQFEQQCQQMRLAALTIWALTEPQTKMSSVIANKLRAEEPEKFDYFLNTERNELLLRVMKLQPGYEQKIMAPVEELLDYLMQNEELYA is encoded by the exons ATGTTGCTCCTAAGCGTTGAGGAGTGTCGCCTCATAGCCGCACGCACTTTAGACTTAAGTGAAGCAGATGCAGAACTAATTATATTGGATTATCAGCTAATAGCGGGTGCAGCTGAACTAATGGGCTATATGGGTGAATActacaagctgcagctacagttGAGCTATAAGCAGGTGGAACAACATTTGCAGTACTTTGTTAAAAGTTTGCCATACAAAAATGCGCCGCAGCGTGCGGAGTGCGAGCGCAAAGGAGTTTTTCAAAAGGAAAcggcaatttatgcaaatatattgccACAAGTGCAAAAATATG CGAATCGCAAGCTGTATCCAGTTTGCTACTACAGTCGTTCAGATTTGATGGTGCTGGAGGATCTGACTGCGCATTATAGACATTTGCAGCCTACAGAAAGTTATAGCTTGGCTCATTATAAGCTAGTGCTGGAGCATTTGGCTGCTTTACATGCTGCCAGTTTAGCATGGGAGGAGGCAGAACAATTTCGCATAGGCGAGCGCTATAAGGAAGTGTTGAAAGAGCTGCATTTGAGCCAGCAGAATGAATGGTTTACTACAGGCATTAAA GGCATTGTTTTTCTAGCTGCGCGTCATGCCAAAtaccaaacagcagcagctcaagctttTATCAAAGACAAACTCTACGCACTTTTGGCTAAAACTGAGCAACTGGTAGCACCTGTCGCATCTATGCGCAATGTGCTTTGTCATCGCGATACTTGGGATCGTAACATATTCTTTGGTTTTGCTGACACTGCTGCTAGTCTgcccaacagctgctgcattgtgGACTTTCAGTTAACCAAATATTGTTCACCTTTGCTGGATGTGCTCTTCCTGCTTTATATTGTGCCCACAGCCAGCGAACGTGCGCTCATCTATGAGCAGTGCCTGGagcattattttaatgcactaCAAGCTGAATTCAAGCGTCTGGGCCTAGCAGCTGATTTGTTTAGTCGTGCACAGTTTGAGCAGCAGTGTCAGCAAATGCGTTTGGCTGCCTTAACCATTTGGGCGCTAACTGAGCCACAGACCAAAATGTCTTCAGTCATTGCAAACAAACTGCGTGCTGAAGAGCCTGAAAAATTCGATTATTTTCTCAATACTGAGCGCAATGAATTACTTTTGAGAGTAATGAAATTGCAGCCTGGCTATGAGCAAAAGATAATGGCGCCAGTTGAAGAGCTGCTGGATTATCTTATGCAAAATGAAGAGCTGTatgcttaa
- the LOC108595951 gene encoding perlucin-like protein, whose translation MHSAACPKKFKKVAGSCLRLFPNKANFFNAYRKCDKLNATLLLHKTEKQQEQITKFLIDNGFKLGKPYEDEIWIGIAALNTKAEFVSEHDQKTMKYMPWLPGEPNNRDGNEECVVYTNRMVYGYNDVDCNLKHKFVVKLNKL comes from the exons ATGCATAGTGCCGCCTGtccaaaaaaatttaaaaaagttgctgGCAGCTGTCTGCGCTTGTTTCCcaacaaa GCAAACTTTTTCAATGCCTATCGCAAATGTGACAAGCTAAATGCCAcattattattgcataaaacagaaaaacaacaagagcaaatcACGAAATTTCTTATAGACAATGGCTTCAAATTGGGCAAGCCATATGAAGATGAAATATGGATTGGTATTGCAGCCCTGAATACCAAAGCAGAGTTCGTGTCCGAGCATGATCAAAAAACTATGAAATATATGCCCTGGCTACCCGGCGAGCCCAACAATCGGGATGGCAATGAGGAATGTGTAGTCTATACCAATCGTATGGTTTATGGATATAACGATGTTGACTGCAATTTGAAGCATAAGTTTGTTGTGAAACTTAATAagttataa